In one Mesorhizobium australicum genomic region, the following are encoded:
- a CDS encoding nucleoside phosphorylase, translating to MTSSSTGPNATIGDQRRLNLLSEIALPPYVLMPGDPDRVDVMASQWEDATVVALPRGYKAASGTYRGVRIGAISTSIGAPSLESIFTDLARLGVHSFIRVGTCGTLWADIEPGSLIVNDAAVRLDGTTNFYARAEFPAVASFEATLALSDAANALGHAYRVGTGCTAGSFLTGQGRPGYNDFLSPHSQTIVEEMANLGVLNFEMETASLLTFARIFRLRAGSVCSVIANRRTGVWGDNGGIEKACLTGAEALWRLATWDGARGGERPLVASDITPA from the coding sequence ATGACCTCCAGCTCCACCGGCCCGAACGCGACGATCGGCGACCAGCGCCGCCTCAACCTGCTCAGCGAGATCGCGCTTCCCCCCTATGTGCTGATGCCGGGCGATCCGGATCGCGTCGACGTGATGGCGTCGCAGTGGGAGGACGCCACCGTCGTCGCGCTGCCGCGCGGTTACAAGGCGGCCTCCGGCACCTATCGCGGCGTCCGCATCGGCGCCATCTCCACGTCGATCGGCGCCCCGTCGCTGGAGTCCATCTTCACCGATCTCGCGCGCCTCGGCGTCCACAGTTTCATCCGGGTCGGCACCTGCGGCACGTTGTGGGCCGACATCGAGCCGGGCTCGCTGATCGTCAACGACGCGGCGGTGCGCCTCGACGGCACGACGAATTTCTATGCCCGGGCGGAGTTTCCGGCGGTAGCCTCGTTCGAGGCGACGCTCGCCCTTTCGGATGCGGCGAACGCGCTCGGCCACGCCTACCGCGTCGGTACCGGCTGCACCGCAGGCTCCTTCCTCACGGGCCAGGGCCGGCCCGGCTACAACGACTTCCTCTCGCCGCACAGCCAGACGATCGTGGAGGAGATGGCCAATCTCGGAGTGCTCAACTTCGAGATGGAGACGGCCTCACTGCTCACCTTTGCCCGCATCTTCCGCCTTCGTGCCGGCTCGGTCTGCTCGGTGATCGCCAACCGCCGGACCGGCGTGTGGGGCGACAATGGTGGCATCGAGAAGGCCTGCCTCACCGGGGCCGAGGCGCTGTGGCGCCTGGCCACATGGGACGGCGCACGCGGCGGCGAACGCCCGCTGGTGGCCTCCGACATCACGCCCGCCTGA
- a CDS encoding PLP-dependent aminotransferase family protein: MVETRKFDRSWGGGKWLFDAGAVDRALGQLHVQTMHILLDGMRRSQVPEGARMPSSRVIAEVLGISRNTAKLAIEGLVEQGVLRVRDRSGTYVAAASPACDIPDKEVRAAGTVDWEGRFTLALNPAIEVPAARAATVSFLYGQFDASVFPAGRWRECERAALSVAEIQSWGKDVVDEDDPLLVEQLREQVLPRHGILARAENILITLGGQQGRYLVSQLFGVAGTITGIEHPGMPDIAKILALSPTRRRPLRLDRDGVILGDQLRGCDTVFVTCGHQCPTTAVMPLERRRGLLEQAGQDDFIIVEDTFETELFIAPENLPALKAMPESERVIHVGSLSKLIAPGLRLGYVVAEPPVIAQMRALRRLIHRHPPGNNQRALAIFIERGYYRAFLRRAKAVMEERELVMEEALHRHFPGSQWRHCPGASTFWIRLPEGLGSEDFCRHAAACGILVETGTRYFYAGAPDGDYLRLSVSSIPAARIPEGVRLLAAAFHDHASAPGTTAAETRETNWDR; encoded by the coding sequence ATGGTAGAGACCCGCAAATTCGATCGTTCGTGGGGAGGTGGCAAGTGGCTGTTCGATGCTGGCGCTGTCGACCGCGCGCTGGGACAGCTGCACGTCCAGACCATGCACATCCTGCTCGACGGCATGCGTCGCAGCCAAGTCCCTGAAGGCGCGCGTATGCCGTCGAGCCGGGTGATCGCCGAGGTTCTGGGCATCAGTCGCAACACCGCCAAGCTGGCGATCGAAGGGCTGGTCGAACAGGGCGTGCTCCGGGTGCGCGACCGCTCGGGAACCTATGTCGCCGCCGCCTCTCCCGCCTGTGACATTCCGGACAAGGAGGTCCGGGCGGCGGGCACCGTTGACTGGGAAGGACGCTTCACCCTGGCGCTCAATCCGGCGATCGAAGTACCAGCCGCACGCGCAGCCACGGTGAGCTTTCTCTACGGGCAATTCGACGCATCGGTGTTTCCGGCTGGACGCTGGAGGGAATGCGAACGGGCGGCGCTCAGCGTGGCGGAAATCCAGAGCTGGGGAAAGGACGTGGTTGATGAGGACGACCCACTGCTCGTCGAGCAGTTGCGCGAGCAGGTGCTGCCGCGGCACGGCATCCTCGCGCGTGCTGAGAACATCCTGATTACGCTCGGCGGTCAGCAGGGGCGTTATCTCGTCAGCCAACTGTTCGGCGTCGCCGGCACCATAACCGGCATCGAACATCCTGGCATGCCGGACATCGCCAAGATACTTGCCTTGTCGCCCACTCGACGCCGGCCGCTGCGGCTGGATCGCGACGGCGTCATCCTCGGCGACCAGCTACGCGGTTGTGACACTGTCTTCGTCACCTGTGGCCACCAGTGCCCGACGACTGCGGTGATGCCGCTCGAGCGCCGCCGCGGGCTGCTCGAACAGGCCGGTCAGGACGATTTCATCATCGTGGAGGACACGTTCGAGACGGAACTCTTCATCGCACCAGAAAACTTGCCTGCCCTCAAGGCGATGCCTGAGTCCGAGCGTGTGATCCATGTCGGTAGCCTGTCAAAGTTGATCGCGCCGGGGCTGCGGCTCGGTTATGTCGTTGCCGAACCGCCGGTCATCGCGCAGATGCGCGCATTGCGGCGGCTGATCCACCGTCATCCGCCGGGCAACAACCAGCGGGCGCTGGCGATCTTCATCGAGCGCGGGTACTACCGGGCGTTCCTGCGTCGCGCCAAGGCGGTGATGGAGGAACGTGAGCTGGTCATGGAAGAAGCGCTCCACCGACACTTCCCCGGTTCGCAATGGCGCCACTGTCCCGGCGCGTCGACGTTCTGGATCAGGTTGCCCGAAGGGCTGGGCAGCGAGGATTTCTGCCGCCACGCCGCCGCGTGCGGCATTCTCGTCGAAACCGGCACGCGGTATTTCTATGCCGGGGCGCCCGACGGCGACTATCTGCGTCTTTCGGTCTCGAGCATCCCCGCCGCCCGCATTCCCGAAGGCGTGCGGCTGCTCGCCGCCGCTTTCCACGACCACGCGTCGGCGCCCGGCACGACCGCGGCGGAAACCCGCGAAACAAACTGGGACCGTTGA
- a CDS encoding rhodanese-like domain-containing protein has translation MAKGYKDLLAEAEAVVRSVEVADMAATPDEVVMVDIRDPRELEREGMIPGAFHAPRGMLEFWIDPESPYHKPVFAQQKTFVFYCASGWRSLLAARIAQEMGLDARSLRGGFSEWKKSGNPVAERHTRAG, from the coding sequence ATGGCGAAGGGTTACAAGGACCTCTTGGCCGAGGCTGAGGCCGTCGTCCGCTCCGTCGAGGTGGCCGATATGGCCGCCACGCCGGACGAGGTGGTGATGGTCGACATCCGCGACCCGCGCGAATTGGAGCGCGAGGGCATGATCCCCGGCGCCTTCCACGCCCCGCGTGGCATGCTGGAGTTCTGGATCGATCCGGAGAGCCCCTACCACAAGCCGGTGTTCGCGCAGCAGAAGACCTTCGTCTTCTACTGCGCCTCCGGCTGGCGGTCGCTGCTCGCAGCAAGAATCGCTCAGGAGATGGGCCTCGATGCCCGCAGCCTCCGCGGCGGCTTCTCCGAATGGAAGAAGAGCGGCAATCCCGTGGCCGAGCGGCACACCAGGGCCGGCTAG
- a CDS encoding class II aldolase/adducin family protein, which yields MVDAEGLRDELCRTYRAMDAAGLIFLAAGNLSVRFGGGMLISPAGASAAAITPASFVETAFDGSAQAGRPSSEWAMHAAIYEAYPQAHSVVHTHSDHCVALAATGENLPPFHYMVAAFGGDDVRCAPYVHWATRALADSAVAALRGRSACLLGNHGMICHGKTIGAAFNAALRLEVLSRQYILARQAGAVRLLDDAEMRAANERYIGYG from the coding sequence ATGGTCGACGCCGAGGGGCTTCGGGACGAATTGTGCAGGACCTATCGCGCCATGGATGCCGCCGGGCTGATCTTCCTGGCGGCAGGCAATCTGAGCGTACGTTTCGGCGGCGGCATGCTGATCTCGCCGGCCGGCGCCTCGGCCGCCGCGATCACGCCCGCCTCCTTCGTGGAGACGGCATTCGACGGCAGCGCCCAGGCGGGGCGGCCGTCGAGCGAGTGGGCGATGCACGCGGCCATCTACGAGGCCTATCCGCAGGCGCATTCCGTCGTGCACACCCATTCCGACCATTGCGTGGCGCTCGCCGCCACGGGCGAGAATCTGCCGCCCTTCCACTACATGGTCGCTGCCTTCGGCGGCGACGACGTCCGCTGCGCGCCCTACGTCCACTGGGCGACCCGGGCGCTGGCGGACAGCGCGGTGGCGGCGCTGCGCGGCCGCAGCGCCTGCCTTCTTGGCAATCACGGCATGATCTGCCACGGCAAGACCATCGGCGCTGCCTTCAACGCCGCATTGCGGCTGGAAGTGCTGTCGCGCCAATACATCCTGGCGCGGCAGGCGGGCGCTGTCCGGCTGCTCGACGACGCGGAAATGCGCGCCGCCAACGAGCGGTATATCGGATATGGGTGA
- a CDS encoding molybdopterin-dependent oxidoreductase, translating to MGAIRRYPHCSHWGAYTILVEDGRIVGVEPFAHDPAPSPIIDSIREWARPDRRVLQPMVRSGWLEKRERSDRSGRGSEKFVPVSWDDATTLVADEIRRVSGEHGNASIFAGSYGWTSCGRFHHASSLLKRTMNLAGGFTGHVDTYSIAAGPVILRHTLGSDVACGGQANTLDTIAEHTETLVVFGALSPRTAQSEAGGIGSHALEKHLRRIAERGVKVVLVSPLRDDLPDWLPAEWWPIRPNTDAALMLGMAGEIAKAGRHDRDFLSRCTSGADRLLAYLDGSEDGVRKDADWAAEICGLPADAIAQLARRLVDTRSMLTVSWSLQRAHHGEQPFWAALGLASMVGQIGLPGGGVGYGYASLGGVGAHYNLGKSPGMSQLAKPIDSFIPVARISDMLLNPGASYTYEGQTRTYPHIRLVYWAGGNPYHHHQDLNRLGRAWTRPETIIVQDPMFTATAQRADIVLPANTSIERNDIAGNKRSDFILAMHKAIDPVGNSRSDFAIFDEIAGKLGVGERFNEGRDEMGWLRHLYNISRDDAAGRLGFDMPDFDTFWEQGWARCPMKTDHVYLAEFRDNPQDNALATESGRIVLGSETLARLDYADCREHPAWIEPAEWLGAAGNAGQFHLLSQQPVGRLHSQLETGEASRAMKRGGREQVLINATDAATLGIADGDTVRLSNERGACLATADLSDGIRQGVVILPTGAWFTPTGNSGLEVAGNPNVLTLDVGTSQFGQGCSAQTCMVSIERYTGASGDAFEQYHEKLVALAAA from the coding sequence ATGGGAGCGATCCGACGCTATCCGCACTGTAGCCACTGGGGCGCTTACACGATTCTGGTCGAAGACGGCCGCATCGTCGGCGTCGAGCCGTTTGCGCATGATCCGGCGCCGTCACCGATCATCGACTCCATCCGCGAATGGGCCAGGCCCGACCGGCGCGTGCTGCAGCCCATGGTGCGCTCCGGCTGGCTGGAGAAGCGCGAGCGCAGCGACAGGAGCGGCCGCGGCAGCGAGAAATTCGTGCCCGTCAGCTGGGACGACGCCACCACGCTGGTGGCGGACGAGATCCGCCGCGTCTCCGGCGAACATGGCAACGCCTCGATCTTCGCCGGCTCGTATGGCTGGACCAGTTGCGGGCGCTTTCACCATGCCTCGTCGCTGCTCAAGCGGACAATGAACCTGGCCGGCGGCTTCACCGGCCATGTCGACACCTATTCGATCGCGGCCGGGCCGGTGATCCTGCGCCATACGCTGGGCAGCGATGTCGCCTGTGGCGGCCAGGCCAACACGCTGGACACCATCGCGGAGCATACGGAGACGCTCGTCGTGTTCGGCGCGCTGTCGCCCCGGACCGCCCAGAGCGAGGCCGGCGGCATCGGCAGCCACGCGCTGGAGAAGCATTTGCGCCGCATCGCCGAGCGCGGCGTGAAGGTCGTGCTGGTCTCGCCCCTCCGCGACGACCTGCCCGACTGGCTGCCGGCGGAATGGTGGCCGATCCGCCCCAATACCGACGCCGCGCTGATGCTGGGCATGGCCGGCGAGATCGCGAAGGCCGGCCGCCACGACCGCGACTTCCTCTCCCGCTGCACCAGCGGCGCGGATCGGCTGCTCGCCTATCTCGACGGCAGCGAGGATGGCGTGCGCAAGGACGCCGACTGGGCGGCGGAGATCTGCGGGCTTCCAGCCGATGCGATCGCGCAACTGGCGCGCCGCCTCGTCGACACGCGCAGCATGCTCACCGTGAGCTGGAGTCTTCAGCGGGCCCATCATGGCGAGCAGCCCTTCTGGGCCGCCCTCGGCCTCGCCTCCATGGTCGGCCAGATCGGCCTACCGGGCGGCGGCGTCGGCTACGGCTACGCCTCCCTAGGCGGCGTCGGTGCGCACTACAATCTCGGCAAGTCGCCAGGCATGTCGCAGCTCGCCAAGCCGATCGACAGCTTCATTCCAGTCGCCCGCATCAGCGACATGCTGCTCAATCCCGGCGCGTCCTACACCTATGAAGGGCAGACACGGACCTATCCCCACATCCGCCTCGTCTACTGGGCCGGCGGCAATCCCTACCACCACCACCAGGACCTCAACCGCCTCGGCCGGGCCTGGACTCGGCCGGAGACGATCATTGTCCAGGACCCGATGTTTACCGCCACGGCCCAGCGCGCCGACATCGTCCTGCCGGCGAACACCTCAATCGAACGCAACGACATCGCCGGCAACAAACGTTCGGACTTCATCCTGGCCATGCACAAGGCGATCGACCCCGTCGGCAATTCGCGCTCGGATTTCGCCATCTTCGACGAAATTGCCGGCAAGCTCGGCGTCGGCGAGCGCTTCAACGAAGGCCGCGACGAAATGGGCTGGCTGCGCCACCTCTACAACATAAGCCGCGACGACGCAGCCGGCCGCCTCGGCTTCGACATGCCCGACTTCGACACGTTCTGGGAACAGGGCTGGGCGCGCTGCCCGATGAAGACAGACCACGTCTATCTGGCCGAATTCCGCGACAATCCGCAGGATAACGCACTCGCCACCGAGAGCGGTCGCATCGTGCTCGGCAGCGAGACGCTGGCGAGGCTCGACTATGCCGACTGCCGCGAGCACCCTGCCTGGATCGAACCTGCCGAATGGCTGGGCGCCGCCGGCAATGCAGGCCAGTTCCACCTGCTCTCTCAGCAACCGGTCGGCCGCCTTCACAGCCAACTGGAGACCGGCGAGGCAAGCCGCGCGATGAAGCGGGGCGGGCGCGAGCAAGTGCTCATCAACGCGACCGACGCCGCAACCCTCGGCATTGCCGACGGAGACACGGTGCGGCTTTCCAACGAGCGCGGCGCATGCCTCGCCACCGCCGATCTGAGCGACGGCATTCGTCAGGGCGTCGTCATCCTACCGACCGGCGCCTGGTTCACGCCCACCGGCAATAGTGGCCTCGAGGTCGCCGGCAATCCCAACGTGCTGACGCTCGACGTCGGCACCTCGCAGTTCGGCCAGGGCTGCTCGGCCCAGACCTGCATGGTCAGCATCGAGCGCTACACCGGCGCGTCGGGCGACGCCTTCGAGCAGTATCATGAGAAGCTGGTCGCCCTGGCGGCCGCATAA
- a CDS encoding ABC transporter substrate-binding protein codes for MTDTANQAGIAGRTNRRDFLRLSTGAIAAASLGTGAFVTIGRANAAGATPVQIQYDWLIGNGQIGDIVALKKGWFAEEGLEVTLGGGGPNAQTLPPLLTGQALMGQMTSSQTLVAHGAGRPVMLFACGYQYSPYAYVSLPRSPIRTPQDMVGKTIAVNPNGRFTLQLIQNLHGIDPASMKVITQGADMTALLVGQADAVTGFLTNTSALAALGPDIITMTSEDAGVVGYANAYICTQDAFAENQEIYAKFIRACGKGWGWTFENRKEAVDIMCDAYPNLDRTVEHATVDTVMKIAFGPDTKANGWGWFEPAKLQKQIDLFASGKAFETRTPLLADVASQAILQATAADRPKLG; via the coding sequence ATGACCGATACTGCCAACCAAGCCGGCATTGCCGGCAGGACGAACAGACGTGATTTCCTCCGCCTTTCGACCGGTGCGATCGCTGCGGCATCGCTCGGCACCGGGGCTTTCGTCACCATCGGGCGCGCCAACGCGGCCGGCGCCACGCCGGTCCAGATCCAGTACGACTGGTTGATCGGAAATGGCCAGATCGGCGACATTGTCGCCCTCAAGAAAGGCTGGTTCGCCGAGGAGGGCCTCGAAGTGACGCTCGGCGGCGGCGGTCCGAACGCGCAGACGTTGCCGCCGCTTCTCACCGGGCAGGCGCTGATGGGCCAGATGACGAGCTCGCAGACGCTCGTCGCCCATGGCGCAGGGCGTCCAGTCATGCTCTTTGCCTGCGGCTACCAGTACTCGCCCTATGCCTACGTCTCGCTGCCGCGCTCGCCGATCCGGACGCCGCAAGACATGGTCGGCAAGACCATCGCGGTCAATCCGAACGGCCGTTTCACCTTGCAGCTTATCCAGAACCTGCATGGGATCGATCCCGCCAGCATGAAGGTGATCACGCAGGGCGCGGACATGACCGCGCTGCTGGTCGGGCAGGCGGACGCCGTGACCGGGTTCCTCACCAACACCTCCGCGCTCGCGGCGCTCGGCCCCGACATCATCACCATGACCTCGGAGGACGCCGGCGTCGTCGGTTACGCCAACGCTTACATCTGCACGCAGGACGCCTTTGCGGAGAACCAAGAGATTTACGCCAAGTTCATTCGCGCCTGCGGCAAAGGATGGGGTTGGACCTTCGAGAACCGGAAGGAGGCGGTGGACATCATGTGCGACGCCTATCCGAACCTCGATCGGACCGTCGAGCACGCGACCGTCGACACGGTGATGAAGATCGCCTTCGGCCCCGACACCAAGGCCAATGGCTGGGGCTGGTTCGAGCCGGCGAAGCTGCAGAAGCAGATCGACCTGTTCGCCAGCGGCAAGGCCTTCGAGACGCGGACCCCCTTGCTCGCCGACGTCGCCTCGCAGGCGATTCTTCAGGCGACGGCGGCCGACCGGCCGAAGCTCGGATGA
- a CDS encoding peroxidase-related enzyme (This protein belongs to a clade of uncharacterized proteins related to peroxidases such as the alkylhydroperoxidase AhpD.) translates to MTAPAISRFPVPEIAGLPDDIRERILTVQEKSGFVPNVFLVLAHRPDEFRAFFAYHDALMDKPGPITKAEREMIVVATSNANQCQYCVVAHGAILRIRAKNPQIADQVAINYRKADITPRQMAMIDFAMKVSARAYEVGDADVAELRTHGFTEEDAWDIAAISAFFGMSNRLANVTSMRPNDEFYAMGR, encoded by the coding sequence ATGACCGCACCCGCCATAAGCCGCTTCCCCGTTCCCGAGATTGCCGGCCTGCCCGACGATATCCGCGAACGCATCCTTACCGTGCAGGAGAAATCCGGCTTCGTGCCCAACGTCTTCCTCGTGCTGGCGCACCGGCCCGACGAGTTCCGCGCCTTCTTCGCCTATCACGACGCACTGATGGACAAGCCCGGCCCGATCACCAAGGCGGAGCGCGAGATGATCGTGGTGGCGACCAGCAACGCCAACCAGTGCCAGTACTGCGTGGTTGCCCACGGCGCGATCCTGCGCATCCGCGCCAAGAACCCGCAGATCGCCGACCAGGTGGCGATCAACTACCGCAAGGCCGACATCACACCGCGCCAGATGGCGATGATCGACTTCGCCATGAAGGTGTCGGCGCGCGCCTACGAGGTCGGCGACGCCGACGTCGCCGAGTTGAGGACCCATGGCTTCACCGAGGAGGACGCCTGGGACATCGCCGCCATTTCGGCCTTCTTCGGCATGTCGAACCGGCTGGCCAACGTCACCAGCATGCGCCCCAATGACGAATTCTACGCGATGGGCCGCTGA
- a CDS encoding ABC transporter permease — translation MKLARPILGFVSLIAAWALVTWLFAVPTYISPGPFAVARAFVANLGLLLANLLPTAQAAIGGFVIGNIAAVLLATLFVHGQRVRESYMPVAIFFNTIPIIALAPVVILIFGLGVASKIVVAAIVCFFPTLINMIRGFESVSPSELELMRVMSASRSEVFFRLRLPRSVPFLFAALRISATASVIGAIVAEWIGAEMGLGVLIIQTTFDYRTELLYAAICASSLLALAMFAIVVIAESLIVKWRTN, via the coding sequence ATGAAGCTTGCCAGACCGATCCTAGGTTTCGTGTCGCTCATCGCGGCGTGGGCGCTCGTGACGTGGCTTTTCGCTGTGCCCACCTACATTTCGCCGGGGCCATTCGCTGTTGCGCGCGCCTTCGTCGCCAATCTCGGACTGCTGTTGGCCAATCTGCTGCCAACGGCGCAGGCAGCGATCGGCGGTTTCGTTATCGGCAACATCGCGGCGGTACTGCTGGCGACCCTGTTCGTGCACGGGCAGCGCGTACGCGAATCCTACATGCCAGTCGCGATTTTTTTCAACACCATCCCTATCATCGCGCTCGCGCCGGTGGTGATCCTCATCTTTGGCCTGGGCGTCGCCTCGAAGATCGTCGTCGCGGCCATCGTCTGCTTCTTCCCGACGCTCATCAACATGATCCGCGGCTTCGAATCCGTCTCGCCGTCGGAGCTCGAACTGATGCGGGTGATGTCGGCGTCGCGGAGCGAGGTGTTCTTCCGGCTGCGATTGCCGCGCTCGGTTCCGTTCCTCTTCGCGGCCTTGCGCATCTCGGCCACCGCGAGCGTCATCGGCGCGATCGTGGCGGAGTGGATCGGCGCGGAGATGGGCCTCGGCGTGCTGATCATCCAGACCACCTTCGACTACCGCACCGAGCTGCTCTACGCCGCCATCTGCGCCTCGTCGCTGCTGGCGCTGGCGATGTTCGCGATCGTCGTCATCGCCGAAAGCCTGATCGTGAAGTGGCGCACCAACTGA
- a CDS encoding ABC transporter ATP-binding protein, with protein MPAISLSGVDVSFATPAGPFRALDKVALEVPDGRFCVLIGPSGCGKSTLLRVMADLQQPSNGSVSVFGRDPAAARRERRISFVFQDATLLPWRSVLDNVRLPLQVGGWSKLGRAHRDPAEMIALVGLAGRESALPHQLSGGQRQRVAIARALVTRPDILLMDEPFGALDEITRERLNEELLRIWQETRTTVVFVTHSLSEAAFLGQTIVVMGARPGRLTKVVSLDKDTSTHDIDRSSAEFFEITSALRTHLEEAERAAA; from the coding sequence ATGCCGGCCATCAGCCTCTCCGGTGTGGACGTTTCGTTCGCCACCCCGGCCGGCCCCTTCCGGGCGCTCGACAAGGTCGCCCTCGAGGTGCCGGATGGCCGGTTCTGCGTGCTGATCGGACCGTCGGGCTGCGGGAAGTCGACGCTCCTGCGGGTAATGGCGGACCTGCAGCAACCGAGCAACGGCAGCGTCTCGGTGTTCGGCCGCGATCCGGCCGCGGCACGGCGGGAGCGCCGCATCTCCTTCGTCTTCCAGGATGCGACCTTGCTGCCGTGGCGCAGCGTCCTCGACAACGTGCGGCTGCCGCTGCAGGTCGGCGGCTGGTCGAAGCTCGGACGGGCACATCGCGATCCGGCCGAGATGATCGCGCTGGTCGGGCTGGCCGGACGCGAATCGGCCTTGCCGCATCAGCTCTCCGGCGGACAGCGCCAGCGCGTGGCGATCGCCCGCGCGCTGGTGACACGGCCCGACATCCTGCTGATGGACGAGCCTTTCGGAGCCCTCGACGAGATCACCCGCGAGCGGCTGAACGAGGAATTGCTACGCATCTGGCAGGAAACCCGCACCACCGTAGTCTTCGTGACCCACAGCCTCTCGGAGGCGGCATTCCTGGGGCAGACGATCGTCGTCATGGGCGCGCGGCCCGGCCGGCTGACCAAGGTCGTCAGCCTCGACAAGGACACCTCCACCCATGACATCGACAGAAGCTCTGCGGAGTTTTTCGAAATCACGTCGGCTCTCCGGACCCACCTCGAAGAGGCCGAAAGGGCCGCGGCCTGA
- a CDS encoding amidohydrolase family protein: MELHGAETTILHGGALWNGTGFDRADVAIADGRIAAILPPARAYEGDVEIVDARGCAILPPFFDGHVHSSSTLLRGTENSYPLELWSFWAIGYGRGATAASIRASMRLTAIEMIRAGIGGYVDHFPPARFMAQGLEVHRESGLRIGFAPFFADLVDEDLLDIPLDRSVIAAVAPVVPSDPDELRRRTTALAAMADDRITPLLGPNAPQRCSAELISLWARLAVEHDLGSHTHLLETYPQSRAAAARWAGGVVGELDRLGLLHGRTSLAHAIWLDAPARCLLAERGATAIHNPLSNQMLGSGRMPVRSMLDDGVRLGLGTDCSNTSGRHDLFEAMRQMLVAGRDAGSRHDAWIRPEEVLRAAVEDGWASLGKGPARLIAGAPADLMVLDFRTASLAAAEISAASIVSHGDASAVRDLMVGGRWLMRDRTIRVFDEAEIIDEAAGHAAALREGARPSLERLHPHVGDYDRWSVGVFSSLGCPHCGRAGGLHGFAAEPAGEPAAPAKP, from the coding sequence GTGGAGCTACACGGGGCAGAGACGACCATCCTCCACGGCGGCGCGCTGTGGAACGGTACCGGCTTCGACCGCGCCGATGTAGCGATCGCCGATGGCCGGATCGCGGCGATCCTGCCGCCCGCACGCGCCTACGAGGGCGATGTCGAGATCGTCGACGCGCGGGGTTGCGCTATCCTGCCCCCCTTCTTCGACGGCCATGTGCACTCCTCCTCGACCCTGCTTCGCGGCACCGAGAACAGCTATCCGCTCGAACTCTGGTCGTTCTGGGCGATTGGCTACGGGCGCGGTGCCACCGCTGCTTCGATCAGGGCATCGATGCGGCTGACAGCGATCGAGATGATCCGGGCGGGCATCGGCGGCTATGTCGACCATTTCCCGCCGGCGCGCTTCATGGCGCAGGGCCTTGAGGTCCATCGCGAAAGCGGCCTGCGCATCGGCTTCGCCCCGTTCTTCGCCGACCTTGTCGACGAAGACCTGCTGGATATACCGCTCGACCGGTCGGTGATCGCGGCGGTGGCGCCGGTCGTTCCAAGCGACCCGGACGAACTGCGTCGGCGGACGACTGCGCTCGCCGCCATGGCGGACGACCGCATCACTCCGCTCCTTGGACCCAACGCCCCGCAGCGCTGTTCGGCCGAACTCATCTCCCTGTGGGCGAGGCTGGCGGTGGAGCACGACCTGGGCAGCCACACCCACCTGCTCGAGACCTATCCCCAGTCGCGCGCGGCAGCGGCGCGCTGGGCCGGCGGCGTGGTGGGCGAACTCGATCGGCTCGGGCTGCTCCATGGCCGAACGTCGCTTGCCCATGCCATCTGGCTCGACGCGCCGGCCCGCTGCCTGCTCGCCGAACGCGGGGCGACGGCGATCCACAATCCACTGAGCAACCAGATGCTGGGATCTGGGCGGATGCCGGTGCGATCGATGCTGGACGATGGCGTACGCCTGGGGCTCGGCACGGACTGCTCTAACACATCAGGCCGGCACGACCTGTTCGAAGCGATGCGGCAGATGCTGGTGGCGGGACGCGATGCAGGCAGTCGCCACGACGCATGGATCCGGCCCGAGGAGGTTCTGAGGGCTGCGGTCGAGGATGGCTGGGCTTCGCTTGGCAAGGGGCCGGCACGGCTGATTGCCGGTGCGCCGGCCGATCTGATGGTGCTTGATTTTCGTACGGCATCGCTCGCGGCGGCAGAGATTTCGGCCGCCAGCATCGTAAGCCATGGCGATGCAAGCGCCGTGCGCGACCTCATGGTCGGTGGCCGCTGGCTGATGCGCGACCGGACGATCCGGGTGTTCGACGAGGCCGAAATTATCGACGAGGCGGCGGGCCACGCGGCGGCGCTGCGTGAAGGCGCGCGGCCGTCCCTGGAGCGGCTGCACCCGCATGTCGGGGACTACGACCGGTGGAGCGTCGGGGTCTTTTCCAGCCTGGGCTGCCCGCATTGCGGCCGTGCCGGCGGGCTGCACGGCTTCGCCGCCGAGCCGGCCGGGGAACCGGCCGCGCCGGCGAAACCGTAG